From the genome of Miscanthus floridulus cultivar M001 chromosome 10, ASM1932011v1, whole genome shotgun sequence, one region includes:
- the LOC136489108 gene encoding protein FAR1-RELATED SEQUENCE 5-like, translating to MLTPDKEKTYMHEPLLPEAMVPNDELRFNSSDEAKEFYYKYASKAGFDVRITKSHKTVIELNCNKQGHCDFYKPGEDRVREKMSMRCGCMAFVKAHKEKDPTIMGIVDQMQRCDVPLNATVNVLSDIYGGRQNFTFTEMDLKNRIAAAAKAERENGIPKLLEFFSEMKAQNEYFYYEVQVDNENVIRIRPWL from the exons ATGCTGACTCCAGATAAGGAGAAGACGTACATGCAT GAACCTTTGTTACCTGAAGCAATGGTGCCAAACGATGAGTTGCGTTTCAACAGTAGTGATGAAGCTAAGGAGTTTTACTACAAATATGCGAGCAAAGCAGGATTCGACGTTCGCATAACCAAGAGCCATAAAACTGTTATTGAGTTGAACTGCAATAAACAAGGGCACTGTGATTTCTACAAGCCCGGGGAGGACAGAGTCAGAGAGAAAATGTCAATGAGGTGTGGATGCATGGCATTTGTGAAG GCGCACAAGGAGAAGGACCCAACGATCATGGGGATTGTTGATCAGATGCAGAGGTGTGATGTACCCCTCAATGCAACCGTTAATGTGTTGTCAGACATATATGGTGGTCGGCAAAACTTCACATTCACAGAGATGGACTTGAAAAATAG GATAGCTGCAGCTGCCAAGGCGGAGAGGGAAAACGGTATTCCCAAGCTGCTAGAGTTCTTTTCGGAGATGAAGGCTCAGAATGAATATTTCTACTATGAGGTGCAGGTGGACAACGAAAACGTT ATCAGGATCCGGCCATGGCTTTAG